GTGAGTTTGTTAGAGAGCCAGTTGTTCTATAGTTGGCAAGATAAGACAGCTGAGGCAATTATGAGATAGTTGTTGTATAAATACCTCAGCTATATCTTTCTTGTATTCATTCCAGAAtttataagaaataaaataacttctctctattctctctctctctctctctctctctctctctctagtggTGAGCAAATTTCGGTCTAAactgaaaaatcgaaccgaaccgagtcaatttggttcaatcggtttggttcaatttataaattttgataatttcggttaatcggttcggttattttcattaaaaaaaaaaaaaccgaaccgaaattatatatatataggaaatcccAAAATTTTTGAGTTctaatttttaagttttttttatatttttgttattgagatttaatgttgaaaaaatgaaatcttacaaaattcagtttgatcggtttaaaaccaaaCCAATATTATCGGTTTGGTTCAGTTCGGTTCCCTCTTAGTGATCGATTTAGTTCAGTTTTTAAAATTCTTGATTTTCGattttcggttttatcggttcggttcgattagtgatcgatttggttcaatttttaaaattcttgattttcgattttcggttttatcggttcggttcggttccgaaccgaaccgaccgtttgcacacccctatctctctctctctctctctctactctTCTATTCTTTTCTATTAGGGTTCTCAAACCCTAACAAATTACAAGATTCACCAACTTATTTTTGAACCCTAGATTTGAAACAGAATTTAgatttttcattatatatataatgaaaattcAACACAATTCAAAAATCAAACAATATATACTAAACAAGGGAAAATCAATTTCTTACCTTGCTGAGGCAGCTCTTTGTTCATGGAAATCAAACGTATAAACATGTCCTGTAGGAGCCACAGCCCTTGCAAGTGAGGTCGTTAAagatccactaccagtgccagactCTAGTACCAAACAACCAGGAACTATCTCCAAGTACATAATCACAAAGGAAATATCAGCAATATAGAGGATCTGAGTCCGGTGGTTTAAAACTAGAGTCCATAGTGCAGGAGTTGCAGCTAACAAATAGACAAATCCACCCTTGTTGCTAAACACTTTGGACCCAAAAGGCTTTCCAATCCAGTCTGAATGTTTAAATACACCAAAACGGTTCTGGAGCACTGAAGTCTCACATACTCTAATTGCCTTCATTGTATCATGCTTCTCATAGACGATAACCAAATCTCCATCTCTTATGCACCGTGTAAATGATAACTTTTTCGTTGAATCAGTAAGCAACATCTTTAAATGTGGAACCTGCTGATGTAGGGGTTGGTAGAAGCACAATCTGTCATGAATAGAATGTATATGAGGATTAGCATGGTAACTAGTGAACCCTATCACAAACATCTGATGCTTTTATCCAATAAACAACATAAGATATTTATAAAGTACTGTTTACTCTTTACTGTGATATTGGAGGACTTTTGAGCAAGCCCATGACATCCATATTTGTATAGCATTCAATGTAAGTAGATATAATTAAAGATAGTGAAAGTAAAACATgataaataaacaataaaactTCACCCCTATAAGTGTCAAAGAGAGTTTCTCTAGGAAAGAAGCAATATAAAACAATCACATAAAACAGATGGATGGTACAGGCAAAATCCAACATAAAGCGAACATCTAAGAGACTACAGTGTAATAAAGTTAATGCATTGCTGTCCCTATCAACCCTTTTATTTGAATTCTCTAGGTCCTTCGCTTTGGGTTTGGGTTTCGGGTTTTCACTAATGCATCACACACATTCCATGATGTTAAATTCAAAAGTAATATTCATGGTTCCATTCTTCACCAATGAATAACTTGGCTCAAATCAATCAGAATTCCAATGCAAATAATCTATACGAATTCACATTCTCCATTATGTTATGTTAAGGGCCAAGCTTTATGTGAGCTATCGTGGTACTACAACTGTCAATGAACAAACTCACATAACCCAAGTATGCATTTTTCTAAAGCCCAAACAAAGATTATAAGCAGCACCAATACTAACAAAACATGAAAACAAACCCACCAAACCTGTTGCTGGTAAAGCATAGGCAAAGAAAACAGTCAATAAGCAGAAAAGGCTCAATGGATGCCCAAAACACCACACCCTATATCCATCAGCAAGCATCAATACTAACAaaacaagaaaacaaacccaCCCAAGCTGTAGCTGGTAAAGCAAAGGCAAAGAAAAGAGTCAATAAGCAGAAAAAGTTCAATGGAAGCCCGGAACACCACACCCAATATCCATCAAAACTAATCCAATTCAAAATTACAACATCATGAAAACTGGTGGTTGTTCAAGAAATTGAAGATTATACTAATACCAACCCAAGGAGTACATAGAAACTACAAAGTACAGCATGTAATCGAAGAGCAAATCATAGAATTTAGAGAGctaggaaaaaaattcataaaaaaaaaacactcacAAGCAATTGGTAATGAGAAGTTGGTAAAGGAGGAGAAAATAGATAGCGCAAATTGGCCAACGGCTTTTCTACCTTCTGAGTAGGGTTCTCTGTTCTCTTCTGCCTTTTTTCCGTTCTCTTTTCCCTCTATTCTCAACCATTTTACTTTTGGGCTATTGGGTTTTCTTTATGAACCAGAAAAATCATAGCCCAATTCTTGATTCTCCCATTGAAGAATTCCATTGGGTCTTCAACGCCCATTAGAACTTCAAGCTTCTTTTTGGAATGGGCCACAGATGTAGTAACCGAGCTAACACCCCAAAGTTTTATATTTCATTAAGCAAAATAATAACATCAAGTTCAAGTAATATTGAttctctcaaaaaaaaaaaatatatatatatatatatatatattgattttttaaaattaaaaataaaaaaattttataaattgtttttttatttataatttaaatttattgaaAGATACTAAATTTTTGTCAACTCTTTTAAATCGTTTAAATATGTGAAAACTCggtcaaaattaattaatttttttatttgaaaaaattaatacttaatttttaaatattagtatttatttttttctgtattttgataattatattattgTATTTCTGAGGTTTGGTTCAGTCAGAATGCATAGTctccatttatttttatcatattcCACCAATCAAGGAAGTTAaaatgagattttttttattatttcaatgaTACCTTTACCTCTCTCTCTTGTTGCATTGTCTCTTTTCTATTTCTCTTTCTTTTAGAGAAATTTTTATCTGAATTAGATTCATAatagatttaaaatataaaaatgtgaatccacatatttaataaatatattatactaTATATCTTATAATTTGGTTCATGATATATTGAATTTAGTAAAAATCCTCACTTTGCTAtttcccatctctctctctctctctgctatTTCTCTATGGGGGAGAAGGGGTGTTGGGTTGAAGAgtatcattttttatttatttattttttgaggGAGGGAACGGGTAAGAGGCATATACAGAGACCATAGAGAGTGTTTGAGTGGGAATGTAAAAGAGGGTAATTTCATGGTTTTACTCATTGTTAATGACTAAATCTATCAAAATATGGACGTAGTGATTATTTAATTGATGGAATGAAATCCCatgaatataataatataattatcaaaatatagagattaagtaataaataataacaatacccaaaaaataaataataatttagccTTTTATGCAATTATTCAATGCTCTTGATGTTAAAAATAGAATAATATCTTACATTTACACACGCATGAAGATCTTTGAAATTATTAAACACGAATCCAACCATACAAAATGAgatgaattattattttttttagttgaTAGAATGTGGTTTGGCTTTATATTTTACTCTTAAAAAACCAATCTGATTAGTAATTTCATGGTGGAATAAATGGCTAAAGGGGTCACCATCATCATTACCCATCTCAAAAAatctttatatataaaaataaaaactggGTTCTTATCACTAGAGGATGAGGTGAGCCCTTGCTTTAGATTTCTCATTCACTTTTGGCCCTTCACTTGGATATCTGGATAACAGCCACTCTCTTCTTCCATACTATTTGCAATTTTTATAGCCAACCCCTAAATATCTTACGCTAAAATATCTAGCAACCTTCACTTTTTGCAttacccctctctctctctctctctctctctctcacacacacacacacacgcaagGTCACACACAATGTGCAATGAGCATCAACTCCCTTGTTTGCATTGCCAACCACAAGACTATATTAGAATGGTAAAATGATTATACTATCTAACAAAAGCTTAGATACTGCAGAATCTTTGCTTTTGTTTGTACATTGTACTGGCTTCTTGttatttactattattattatattcCATGAAAGTAGGAGAAAACTAAGCAAATTATTTCATTTGTTAATATGAAAGTCTTGTGATAAATCATATGTTTTTTATAGGTTCAACATCTGATAGAGAGGTGCCTGCTCTTTCAAATGAGCAGAGATGACTGCATCAAGGCACTTGCAAAGCATGCTAGTATTCACCCAGTTGTCACTCTTACAGGTtaatttgctttcttcttcttctttttctgcttcttcttctacttcttcttcttcttgggcTTGACAACTTTTTGCTTCCTGGTGCCTGCAGTGTGGAAAGAGTTGCTCAAAGAGAACAAGGACTTCTTCCAAGCATATTTCAATGCTACTTCTCCTAAGCACTCAACCAGTAAGCCATCAAAACA
The Hevea brasiliensis isolate MT/VB/25A 57/8 chromosome 15, ASM3005281v1, whole genome shotgun sequence genome window above contains:
- the LOC110667896 gene encoding uncharacterized protein LOC110667896 isoform X1; this translates as MVENRGKRERKKGRREQRTLLRRLCFYQPLHQQVPHLKMLLTDSTKKLSFTRCIRDGDLVIVYEKHDTMKAIRVCETSVLQNRFGVFKHSDWIGKPFGSKVFSNKGGFVYLLAATPALWTLVLNHRTQILYIADISFVIMYLEIVPGCLVLESGTGSGSLTTSLARAVAPTGHVYTFDFHEQRAASAREDFERTGVSSLVTVGVRDIQGEGFPDEYTGLADSVFLDLPQPWLAIPSAGKMLKRDGILCSFSPCIEQVQSSCAALRSSFTDIRTFEVLLRTYEVHEGKMDCGQGDESVSFGSPPYKRRQRSNEESKMQENTSSPVILARPCGESRGHTGYLTFARLKSL
- the LOC110667891 gene encoding uncharacterized protein LOC110667891, with the translated sequence MCNEHQLPCLHCQPQDYIRMVQHLIERCLLFQMSRDDCIKALAKHASIHPVVTLTVWKELLKENKDFFQAYFNATSPKHSTSRSAAAGRVTSLSHMACYTSN